The genomic DNA GTCTCTGACGACGAGATCATCCCAGAGCCAGAGATTTTAACCTCCGACATTGAGAGTGACCCGGAGATGATGTCAGACGACGATGACGATTTCCAGCCTTTTGCACTACCCGACTTTGGCGACGATGTACCGCATGCTGATGGTTTACCCGACGAGGATCCCTTTCTTATTCCTATTCCTGACCAGGACCATCTCATCCTCGGACATCCCGATGGTGAGCATGTCGTGGCTCCGATCCTCGCCCCTTTGCCTCTTGCGGCCTTTCCTTTCGAAGATTTGCCTTTTGATGACGTGTCTGATGATGATGTCGATCTTTTTATTGATGGTCCCCTTGATGATGCCCTGGGTGATGGAGTTGTAGCTGAGGATGCCATTGTTGTGCCACTCATTGAGGTTCCTGTTATTGAGGTTTCCTCTGATCATTCTGTTCCAAATTCTTTCGAGTCTATATCATCCTCCACTTTGCATGCATTGGGATTGCAGCATTACCCCACTGATTCTGATACTGACACGGCCCTGTCTGTCGCACCTACTCCTCCACATGACTTTGATCTTGACCTTGAGCTAGACATTGCCCCTGACGATCAGCCTGTTGATGCACCCACTGACCCTAAGCTGATACCTGCAGATCCTGAGCCGATGCCAGCACCCGAGCCTTTACCTGATCATGATCGTGTACCATTTGGCATACCTATTGTTGCACCACTTGTACCAGACCTAATTCCTGCACCCGCTGACCCTGCTGCTTTTGCCGGTCAAGTAGACCCCCGATACGCTTTCACCAGCAATGGGTGGATAGATGTTGATGATGTACCCCCTTTTGTTGAGCCCGTTACTCCCCCACATGCACCTGCACCTGTTGATGTTGCCCTTTTTCACCCGATTGTGTCCGATGTTCACCGCACCGACCTACCTGTCACATTCTTGCAGGACATTCCcgcaccccgtccaggggaaggaccGTCTAGCCAGCAGCCTAGCCACATTCCACACGTGTCAGCATCTTTTCCTCACATACCTCAGTATACACCTACTGCTCATTTTACCCTTCATTGCCAGGGGAGCCACTCATATGGTTTCCTGTGAACACTATGCCAGTTTCTGATCCTTACCATCCCTCACACTTT from Helianthus annuus cultivar XRQ/B chromosome 7, HanXRQr2.0-SUNRISE, whole genome shotgun sequence includes the following:
- the LOC110944022 gene encoding uncharacterized protein LOC110944022 produces the protein MSSSESGLSDIVDPMAMVSDDEIIPEPEILTSDIESDPEMMSDDDDDFQPFALPDFGDDVPHADGLPDEDPFLIPIPDQDHLILGHPDGEHVVAPILAPLPLAAFPFEDLPFDDVSDDDVDLFIDGPLDDALGDGVVAEDAIVVPLIEVPVIEVSSDHSVPNSFESISSSTLHALGLQHYPTDSDTDTALSVAPTPPHDFDLDLELDIAPDDQPVDAPTDPKLIPADPEPMPAPEPLPDHDRVPFGIPIVAPLVPDLIPAPADPAAFAGQVDPRYAFTSNGWIDVDDVPPFVEPVTPPHAPAPVDVALFHPIVSDVHRTDLPVTFLQDIPAPRPGEGPSSQQPSHIPHVSASFPHIPQYTPTAHFTLHCQGSHSYGFL